The Ziziphus jujuba cultivar Dongzao chromosome 3, ASM3175591v1 region TCTTGTTTCTACTTTTCGAGCTCTGAATATCTAGTTTTGGCCATTTTGAGTTCTAGTTTGATGTGAACTTTACTGTAGTAAGAAGTCGAGCATGAAAGTGGATGAAAAAAAATGATCCATTTattcacttaattttttttttatagaagatGAAGACTGTGAAGCGATGAATTGTTATAGACTAACAAGATTGAGGAGCTAGTCTAGTTTAAGATGGAGAAATAATAGAATTGATGGGATTCATGGGAAGGATCAACACACTGTTGGGGAGATTTAGGAACATTTTCATGAATTTTTATGCCAAACATTTGTGTAGAGATTGCTGATACAGTAGGTCCAATTTTGGTTGCTGTATTATCAGATTATGAAATCGTTTCTTTCCTACCATAATGTTATGTGGTATGGCTTCAAGGAAGTTGCATTCTTCTGCTTTTAATTAATACCAGGGGATCTCTTGCATCCTGCATTTCTCGTTCTATATGTTTGTAGTTGAATTTGGAGTATGGATTTGAAGCATTCACTGTTTACTGGCAGCCAGAGCATCCTTCTAGTGGCCTTGAACCAGTTCTCGTTGCTGCAATACCTACCATGAAGTACAACCAGGAAGCTTTTAGTTCCATTGAAGATGCACAGTAAGTTTATACAACTATATTTTGAGATTTAATGTAACCAAAAAGTAGAAAATCTTAGTGCTCGTTTGAGTCACTGATATTTTGATGGCTTTGGTAGCTATTCCATTTTGACAAGTGAATTGAAGTTCGCTACTTTTGCTGTTGCAGGTGCTCGATATGCTTGGGCGAGTACCAAGATAAAGAAATATTGAGAATCATGCCCAATTGTGGCCACAATTTTCATCTCTCTTGCATTGATGTGTGGCTGAGAAAACAGTCTACTTGTCCAGTTTGTCGAATATCAGTACAACAATCTCTTAGAACTAAACAGTCAATGCCTGTAACGTTTAGCGTGGCTCAATCCTTTGATGATTCTGAGATTTCAAATGACCATTCTCACCAGTGGCTGCTACCTGGTAGTGTGCATTCGGTGGACAACACTAGCAACCAGGGGCATTTACAACCTCCTTCTGGAAACCAAGCTGAACCTACACCATCTGGACAACCAGAAACAAGGCAATGATCAGAGCAAAGATATTGGCTGTTCTAGATAGTTAGACATGCCTTTTACCAGACAATGCTTGTGAATGTACAAATAggtaaattttagttttatttaatttaattttgtgggTGGGGTAGGGGGattcgttgttgttgttgcgTTGTTTGATTTGGAGCCGACTGATCTACGTTTAAGTTTTGAGGCATTGAAAATTATAGGTTAGGTGGTTAtattagatgaaaaaaatttcatactttGTACATAGAACCATGTTCTTTTAACCATGAGACAGATTGAGTTGGTGTTAAATTACTCTTAAcagaatttctcaaattttttggGTCTCAGATTCGAGCAAGGTTAcatacaaatttaatttatgtttgCATTGAGGCCTCAACTTTCAGAActgatgatttttgaaaattttcttatgaaccattaagaaataatttcttacggaaaaatgtaatattttttttgggtaactaCCGAAAAATGTAATTGAAAGTTTGAGTTTGGGGTTAACTACATGGACTATATAGATAATGTAACCTGGCCATTATAACCTAATTTTTGGTAGTGAGCacttattttttagtttattcgTCCTAATATTTTCTGCTTAACGTTGATTTGCTAAAACTTTTTAGAATcctatttttcttattaaatttaagtataaaaaattGTGGGAAACCTTTTAATACTCGGCGCTGGTGAAATGCATCTTTTCGGCGTTCATGACACTCTTAGCTGAATTAAACAGACTGCCCAATATCTgaattacaaaaatttaattgCATCTCATATCCAAAAGTTGGTTCATGCAAGCAACTATAAAGAGACGTGGATGAAAGAAATGGCAGAAATTCCTGTAtcatattcttttgttttttgtaacaAAAACCCCTCTCAGAGACAAAAACTCCTCTGGGGTAGCTTTAAATAACATCTTTTATCTTTGTGTTATAGTCTTAAATTCTTTTGCAATTTTCGACTATTGCAAATCATTTTCAGATATCTTGGTTCTTCTTGACCAAATTTGTTAAAAGGAGAAAATTACATCTCAGTCCCAAGGCTAGGGTTGATCTCAAACTCAgcaagaagaacaaaaaatgtTTCTTTATTCTCTCTCAATGATTGCTTCATCAACTCCATCAAAATGAACTCTTTGAGTTATCTCCTCCAACATGGTATAAATATCTTCTGTTTGAGCGTGGCTACGATCGGCAGCAACAAACTGGTGAATTTGACCATTGAACTCTATCCAACTGCAACCCGGTGTCTTCTCAATTCCTTTGTTTTTCATCTGTTTTCTCAAACCTAATGCATTTTCCCACTGGTTTTTACCTGCATACAGAATTGATAACATCACATATCTCCCACCCGAATCTGGTTCCAACTCAATCAACCTTTTTCCTACCCTCTCCGCAAGCTCAAAATGCCCACCAGTTCTACAAGCTCCTAAAAGAGTAGCCCACAATACAGAGTTAGCTTTCAGAGGCATACTCTCTAAGAAAGCAAGTGCATCCTCAACAAGTCTTGCTCTACATAACAAATCCACCACACATCCATAGTGCTCTATTCTCGGCTCAATCTGAAAACTTTCtttcattgttttaaaaatttctagaCCTTCATTGACCATTCCTGCATGACTACATGCACATAACAATGCAATGAATGTTACATCATCAGGCATTACCACTTTGCTGCTTTTCATCTGATCGAACAGTATGATTGCCTCTTTGCCGTGACCATGCATTGCTAGCCCTCCAATCATTGCATTCCATGTGAATATGTTTCTTGTTCTCATCTTTTCAAATACTTGTAGCGCTAAATGTAAAGCTCCACACTTTGCATACATATCGACCAGAGCAGTTCCAAGCACAATATCACAGTTTATTTTGAATCTATCTATTAAGAGATGAATGTAGTTGCCCTGGTCCAAAGCTCCAGTCTGAGCACAAGCTGAAAGAACATTGACGAGCATGATTTCATCAGGTTGGATTTTCTCAGACTGCATCTTCCGAAACAAGGCTAATGATTCTTGATAATAACCTGAGTTTGCCAATCCTGACAGCATACTAGTATATGACAAAACATCTCGTTCTTCCATTGAATCAAACACCAATGTCGCCGTTTCCAAATCACCACATTTGCAATACATATCCAGAATTGCATTGCACACATTCAGATTTCTATCCAGACCAAGTTCTTTTGAATAACAACAAAGTAGGTCTCCACTATCCAAATCATCCAATTGGGTACAAGCGGAAACCAAGCTAATTATTGTTATATCGTCTGGCTTAATatcttccaaatccatcatATCTTCAAATAAATCAAACGATTTCCTATAAAACCGGTTAACAACATAAGCATTAATCATCATATTCCAAGTCACCACATCCCTAATAGTACTTCCATCAAACACCTTACAGGCACAGTTAATGGATCCACAATTTCCATAAAACTGAATCAAAGAATTAACCACAAACAAATCCGACCCAAATCCATTTCTCAAAACCTCAGAGTGAAACCTCCGACCCATGTCAAGCTGCTGCAAGCGACCAGATGCCCCAAACACAAAAGGGTAGGTATAGTTATCGGGTCGGAACCCGGAAACCAGCATGAATTGGTAAAAGGACAAAGCTTCATGTGGGTTGTGGCTTCTTGAATAGCCCCTGATGAGGGTGTTCCAGATATAGGAGTCCGGGTCATGGATTTGGGAGAAGATCTTTCGGGCGTAGGAGAGAGACCCGGATTCGGAAATGGCGAGGAAGTTGATGAGCTTGCTTGTGAAGCGGTTGTTGAAGAAGAGGTGGGTCCGAAGGAGGAGAGCGTGAGCTTGCTTGGTTTTGGATATGGAAATGCAGTGATTCTTTATGGACTCTGCTGAAATTGGTTTCATGATATTCGAATCAAAACGCAGTCTCCACTCCcgccatttttgttttttctatcagtctttttcaattttcttttcattattattaatttctttttctattgccCTTTTGTTGCTTTCATTTAATTTCGCAGAGTTGTGATATAACTAAAATGAATAATGACAAACTcaatctttatatttatttgttaaaataaaaagatattggtTTTGGCAACGGAAATgcacttattaaaaaaaacttcttttatgtttgcttttcaaaaaaaaaaaaaatctttttatgcaatgtgatatatatatagcaaagtCATGTTAATTCAGTCACTAAAcca contains the following coding sequences:
- the LOC107433419 gene encoding RING-H2 finger protein ATL34 isoform X1, yielding MMGSGMNLITTVIGFGMSATFIVFVCTRIICGRLRGVQSRPMFEIETRIDLEQLNLEYGFEAFTVYWQPEHPSSGLEPVLVAAIPTMKYNQEAFSSIEDAQCSICLGEYQDKEILRIMPNCGHNFHLSCIDVWLRKQSTCPVCRISVQQSLRTKQSMPVTFSVAQSFDDSEISNDHSHQWLLPGSVHSVDNTSNQGHLQPPSGNQAEPTPSGQPETRQ
- the LOC107433419 gene encoding RING-H2 finger protein ATL34 isoform X2; the encoded protein is MMGSGMNLITTVIGFGMSATFIVFVCTRIICGRLRGVQSRPMFEIETRIDLEQPEHPSSGLEPVLVAAIPTMKYNQEAFSSIEDAQCSICLGEYQDKEILRIMPNCGHNFHLSCIDVWLRKQSTCPVCRISVQQSLRTKQSMPVTFSVAQSFDDSEISNDHSHQWLLPGSVHSVDNTSNQGHLQPPSGNQAEPTPSGQPETRQ
- the LOC107433389 gene encoding pentatricopeptide repeat-containing protein At2g29760, chloroplastic, translating into MKPISAESIKNHCISISKTKQAHALLLRTHLFFNNRFTSKLINFLAISESGSLSYARKIFSQIHDPDSYIWNTLIRGYSRSHNPHEALSFYQFMLVSGFRPDNYTYPFVFGASGRLQQLDMGRRFHSEVLRNGFGSDLFVVNSLIQFYGNCGSINCACKVFDGSTIRDVVTWNMMINAYVVNRFYRKSFDLFEDMMDLEDIKPDDITIISLVSACTQLDDLDSGDLLCCYSKELGLDRNLNVCNAILDMYCKCGDLETATLVFDSMEERDVLSYTSMLSGLANSGYYQESLALFRKMQSEKIQPDEIMLVNVLSACAQTGALDQGNYIHLLIDRFKINCDIVLGTALVDMYAKCGALHLALQVFEKMRTRNIFTWNAMIGGLAMHGHGKEAIILFDQMKSSKVVMPDDVTFIALLCACSHAGMVNEGLEIFKTMKESFQIEPRIEHYGCVVDLLCRARLVEDALAFLESMPLKANSVLWATLLGACRTGGHFELAERVGKRLIELEPDSGGRYVMLSILYAGKNQWENALGLRKQMKNKGIEKTPGCSWIEFNGQIHQFVAADRSHAQTEDIYTMLEEITQRVHFDGVDEAIIERE